In Mixophyes fleayi isolate aMixFle1 chromosome 3, aMixFle1.hap1, whole genome shotgun sequence, the genomic stretch GCCTCTCCTCTATATTGTGAGCTGCCCCAGACTGGGAACCAGCACTTGATTCCCGGGTCTCGCTGGTGGCCTCTAGACCTGTCAGGTTGCCTAAACTCCTTGACAAACATGCAGGGTCAGAGATGGAGCTCTGAAGATGTAGAGGTGGAAAGCTGTGGGAATGTTCTGTAGTCCGTTTGAAGCAAGAACTGCAAATACCATTAAAAGTCCTTGTGGTATCCTGAAAACAAATATTGCACCTAATTATGTCAGACGTCATAGCCCTACCCATATTGCTGCTAGGTGGAACTTGTCTGGCGTTATGACAGCGCTCGCATAGTCCGTTCAGCTCCACATTCAATGTAAATGGGCAGTCAGGTGTTTTACATTTCATTGCATTTGTTTCACTGAAAATAAAAAGGCTGGGTGCTGTAGCTAGAGCAGAAGCAGGGCCCGAGAGTGACTCCTCTGCCAGTTGTCGTGATGGATCAAAATATTCCACTCTTTGAGGGACAGTTTCACCCTTCAGCATTTGAGTTTTACTCCTGTCACCTGACTTCTGTTTCTTCTCATAGCACTCGTGGCAGAACGGCTGAGTACTCACAGACATGTAGAAGGGACAATTTAATGTTTCACATTTCACTTCAACAAGAGACAGCTGAGGTAGGGACATTTCAAATCTGCTTTTTGCAGCATTTCCTATGCCGGCATGCTCTGAAAACTCCTGCCATCTCTTGTACTCATGCTGCACTAGTTGAAAGTAATCTTCTACTAAATTTATTTCTTTTGGTAAATTGTTTTCATCCAGTCTGCAACAAAGAAGGGGGAGATCACAATTTGCTCATATATTGTGAGAActgtaataaagtttaaaaaacaaaaaccaatcgctctcattttgttaataaaatatcAACCTACACATTGTTCAGAACATATTTTAGGTAACAAGGCTGTTTACTTATTGCTGGAAGATTAAACCACAGATATATGGGTGCTAACCACAAAGAAAATAGATTTGCTTTAATTGTCAGGATACATGATAGTTGCCATGACAAGAACGGTGATGTCCCTTGATGAGACCAATTGCAGCATCAAAACAGGTATATTGCCAGTTGGTATACATATAACTGTTtgtatttacaataaatgtaaaatatgtctgCCCTTTTAATCGAGATAACACAAAATACTGGTGTCTTATTTTAACTATTGCATATGCAATTGCACAATAAATCTAAATATTGTTCACAAAATGTAgtcattttattattacaatatattcTGATTGCCATTATGATACAACTAGTTTGAAATAAATTTACGGTTTATTTTTGAACTGCTGACAAATTGACAATATTGTAAAAAGCACTGTGCAAAACATGCTGGATAGGAAACCAACCTGGCAGTGTTTACCAGATGGGTGGTACTATGCTCCCAGGATTGCACCGGCATCTGCAGCACATGCAAATACTCTTTTAGCAGCTTCTCTCTGGATTTCTCTTCATGGTCAGTCAGAAAGTGCACTTTCATATCTTCAAATCTGCCCCTCTCAATGAACACTAGAGGGACTGCTCGAATTTCTGGGTGGGAAACAAGATATATCGTCATCAGTGCTGTGATGTGCCAAGCGGACTACAATACAACCCATTGGAATTTGGAaagaattctggaaatgttattttgttttttatttcagtctaACTCATTTTCCTATAAAGCTCCATTACAACACATttcattcaccactttaaaatggctgtggaaggggggtgagtgggtcaaccaatcagaaactgcaatGTCTGTGATCGCGACTTCTGACCCGCTCATCCACTCAGCCCCCTGCAGCCTTACATAGCCCCAAGCTTTCAAGATACACATTAGTTCCTCTCCCTGCCCAGAACCCTGGTAGCTGCTCTATGCAGCCATTTTCCCCAGGGCTGGAGAAGGAGCTAGTTAGCCCCAGGTGGTGGTTCAGCCTTAAACCGCTCTTCTTGGACCGCAGTTCGATGGATATGGACAAATAACTATTTTCAAACAGTCATGTATAAAGCAATAGTGTTAAGTCTCATTGTACAACTCGGCTTTACATACCTGGACCGGTGTCTTTCATGGTGACAAGGGGTTCAAAGTGCTGACTGTCATATCCAAGTACGATAGGGAATTTATGGCATTCCTGTGCAGGCCAATGAAGAGGTAGGTAAATTCCACCAACGTTAAGTGGGGAAAAGTTAGAGCCAGACTCCAAACTTCTCAACATGTTatctattaaataataaatttatgtaaacaaaatattatCAGTGCTTGGTTCTCGTAACAAGATTAATGTTTTATATAGTTGTTATTGCAGATAGTTAAAGGACATTGTTATTAGGATACACTTTCTAATGTACTAAATGTAAAAGTGGAATTAAAGCATCAGCAATGTTTCTTATAGCAGTGTTGAAAGTATAAGTAACTTATTGATGGACCACTTTTTTGTGGTCCATCCATAAGTTAGAGCATGACCGTCAATACTGGCCAAAATATAGTAAAACTCAAGTCAGATCTCAAAGAACAACAGATCATTTATATTCCGCCAATATTACTCAAAGAAAGATATTCGATAAAAGTGCATCTTTAACTGCACACAATCCATGACACAATAATGTCTGAGACTTCTGGGAACCATGTTAGATCAGATGTCTAGCATTAGGGCACAGAGGATTCTTTTAGGGCCATAAATCAATAATTATTCACATTTTCTCTTGGAATAAGCTTGTGAGTGAAGTTTTAATAGTGCTCCCAACCACCAAATCAtattaaatgaaataattacgaatataattataatgtaatataatgttgTTCTCTGTCAACAGCCCCAAATAAATTACAGTATGGTATGTTTAAAACAGCAATTAATGAATCAGAAGGACTATAATAATGTGCCCCAATTTCCTGATATAgtaactaaaatatttttttaagccaATTATATATTTACCTGCAAGAACAATAATTGGTCTCCGAAGGATGTTTACCAGGACAAATATGTGTATCTCTTCAAGGCACTGATACTGGAGCCCACTTTGGCCTACTGAGGTTTCTGTAGATGCCATATTGACAAGATGTTCCCATTCTTCATCCCAATTCTATGGATAAAGGTGATTTTACAAGATTTAATTGCTTCGATTTGGAACAAATATTATGACATATTTATTTGAACAGAATAACAATCTTGCTTATGATGGAGAGATGCCCATGAACAGTCACTCTGAAGACATCTGCATTAGCAATTATAATTCCACATGAAAGTTCCAGTGTGATTACTTTTGGCACTGGAGCTATCAAACATTATTACTTTACAGGCTGAAGTGGCGTCATTTTCCTATGTTTGGAACGGTGGACCCAACAGGATGCTCCACTGTTGCTCTGCACATCAGGTCCTACTATGTGGAGTTGTGATTTCATTGGTGGCCTCACAGCGAGGAAGGGGGCCCAGGAGAGGGACCCCACCAATCAGAAACAGGGGGTGTGTAAGAACTTTAAAACATGTGAAAGCTtccttaattattattgttacatataataataataggactAGTTCTAGTGTAAAATTTATTAGAAACAATACAACTTAATATCAGTTATCAACTGATAGCGTATTTTTAGTAACTTCCTCAATGCCTGTGATGTATCAATGGGGTTTGCTGTGGTTATGTGCAGAATGTTGTATTTTAATGGACTTTAATTATTTGTGGagaattttatgtttgttttgttttatattctgGCACAGGACTTCTTTTGGAAGCAAATTagagcaaatatatttatttttttaagtattaaTCAAGCTAATTTAAAAAGCGCCCATCTTAGTATTAAACCTTTTTCCATGTGATAATGTGTCACATCTGCAAAGTACCTGTGTGCACCAATCTTTAGGGCGAGAGTAAATGTAGATAGTGCCGAGGGTGAACAGACAATGGGTGGATAATTTTTTGAGGCTTTGGAGTAACATATATTTTGTGTGATATTAATGCatcaaaataaaatctatttatgtCACATAGGCTAGGTTTGCACAGTTTTGATTGGGTAGCAGGGACCAGAAGTGGCAGGAACAGATTGAGGTTCCGTTTTCttattttatggttttatttatatattttttttattttatttttaaatacttttgtgcACTGGGTGCAATACAGATGCATGATCCATGTTTCCATTACTACATCAGCAATGTTAGGTCACTTCTAATAGTGATCTAATGCTGGATGTCTTGcttatataaaagatatatatacatCCTAAGGCTCCAATGGTCCAGCAGTGCTCCCCTCTCCTATTGACAATTGTTTGATTCAAACAGGCAGATGTGTTTTTGAAATCCCACATGAGCTTCCCATTCATGTGAATCACTCTAACAGTATTATCATAGTGCAAGGGATGATTGTAGAGCAGGATCTTTGGTAACATTGCGCTATATAACTTTGTGTTTCATCTTATATTAATGGACTACACCAAAAGCAAATTTGCTTAAGTCTGGGTGGAGTTTTCCttgaataaaacaatgttttatgAATACATGCCTTGCCCCTCATATTTCCTTTTGAATATGTCAGAGATTAAATTTATTCTCAGGGACTCAGTGCACTAGTTAATTAGTAAAAGGAAATGAACAGTTTTACCTGGCAGAGAAATATACCATTTACCCAACCTGCTATATATACATGTTTCAATGAGCAACAATCCTAAAGTCCAAGGTGCTTATGTGCATGTCTGTTTTGGTGCATGCATGCAGTCCATGCCATTCTGTAGTTACGTCTTGCTAGTTTGTCTGCACACAGAGTACAAGGAAACTTAGTTTGGCTTTATTTCTTACCCGGGTGTCGTATCGCAGTCCTGTTTGTATAAATTCTGTGGACTTTACAGACTCAAGCTGCCAGCGGAATTTGAAGTTGCGTATGTCTGTTGTCCTCAGAACATTGTGCAAGGTCTTCCTCAGCACTAAATCCGTGTCCTGGACACCCCACATGTACATGGATGTGGCATGCATCAAACAGTTCCCATCACCTACACAGAAGTCAGAGGAGATAAATAAGCTGACTGCACAcatcaaattatatatttttatttcacaatacTGTTGCTTTACAGTACATTGTTTACCTACCCTACATACACAAACTTGGAACATAAAGTGCAGTAACAAATAAGTACAATGTTCTGTTCCTTATAGTAGATAATTCAATATGCAATGACAATGACACATTGAAACATTTGCAATAGGTAGGTAAGCAAagtttttgctaaaaaaaatagcaatatcTTATACAAGTAATTTATAAATAGTTGTTCTGTGGATGATCAGCATTTTTTACTTAAAGAACCACTAAAGAGCCATTACATACTGTCTTTAGTTCATTAAAGGGTATCTCCacccaagttttatttttttattctatttagtGGAGATTCAATTCGCTGTGAGGTCCCGCCATGTGTTTCCATGCACAAAGCCAGGTATTATGGTACAGAAAACATTGCTCATCTTTGCTTGCAgttctatggggcagattcaatttgaaCCAAGGTGATGTGTCTCTGaaacagtccacggagacacatcgCATCTGAGTTTGTCCAGAAATCTTTGCTTATATGCCGATTTCTTACCGTAATATGTGATGTTCAGCTGCACCTTGCGACAAATTGATTGTCCCTATGAGTAAGGCTCCTATGGGACCTCAAGACTAATTGAATTGACTTATTGTGTTGAGGCAGCTCTGTACTTCCCTGCTCTGAATGACAGGCGTTGCAGGAGACAGCACTAGATaaggtaagtactttatttgttattatatataattgctCTCTCCCCCACTgaataataacaaataagaaaaatTAATCTAGGTGGAGATGTCATTCATTTTAAAGGTTAACATCTCACGTTTGGTCAAGGTATGTGGACTGTGATTGTTATTTGTACTGCTTTTCTGCAAGACAGCTTATAGCTACCATCATACCGCAACATAGAAAAACCCAAATAGTTGCGATTCCTTTTTATGGGGACTTTCCAAAGAACGTCTGTGTCCTTACTTTAATTAGCAGTAAACGACCaacaaaatatttgtataatttcAGAATTTACCTTTGTCTATCAATAGtgtaaacaaataaacacaagGGCGGATGAATCACAGTCACAAGAAAGAAGGTTTTCAACGTCTCAAAGTTAAAATAACTTGGTGTGACATTTCTCATAATTAAAGTCGCAagagaacataaaataaaaatgtgaataagGTATTAGTTTAGTTCAAAAATGTGTTACCATAGTTGAATTCAACTCAGTTTCACACCAATGATATTTTTACTTCTTAAATGTTCTTACTGGGATCAATATGGACAGTACCCACACTGTGATCCTCGCATAGGAATACACAAAACATGTTGCTAAATGAAAAAGCTTGACAACGAAAAGACAGATTTGTACTGAAAGCATTATGAGGGGGGGTGTAAAGTGTTCTTCTTCTCTGTAACAATCACATATGTACAAATAATGCAACATTAATCCACCTCAATTAAATTTGTACATCAGTTGGTAACAGCTAAATAGTGGTAAGaacccttaggctgggtacacactacagaaatttcgaccaactttttgtgcagagcgattttacatgcgatcgatggtccgatcgctcggtccatggactgcatacacactagccttgtttaggacgataaagggaagagcggacgtccctttagctactttttacagccatgttgtcgtgagcaatgactgtaattttgtactcactgttgtggatcggttggaagtttatacacactacacaacggaaacgagattggaacgaaaatattaaacggtacgaccaaccaaatgaggcgatattcgtccatttgggcagactttcgaccatagtgtcactgcacacactgacccgacttttgaacgagcggtcgtatgtcggctgattgagccgataaTTGGACGAAaaacgtgtagtgtgtacccagctttacatggtaacaatgtatatttttaattgttcTGAACAAATGCATAAAACACACTAAGCAAAAGCAACAACTCTCACCATTTTACTgcaataaatttatataaaattcAAATACAAAGTCACTGTGACAAATTACATACTTCAACTCAGTCAGTAGCATAAAATGACTTCAGGGTCCTCAATATTAACAAAATAGTAGAAGCTTGAGAGGCAGCCAGATGATGTTATAATAGAAATGGGGAGTTGGAgataaaggggtctatttattataggggtAATATCCCTATATCTGGTGAAAACGTTGTGTTCGCTGGAGATGGTGCTTTGCCCTATACATGTAGGAATAACCTCTGCAAGTGGTAAAACATGCAGGGTCTTGCAGCGAAAGCTTCCCCCGTGCAAAGAATAGGCAAGTCTATATATCAAGTATTGCAGGGGTACAAGTATCTCAGAAATCCTCCTTCTGTCatcgccatctcaggattgtGATAATAGaagaaaatgattttaaaaaatgcCTTATTGTTAAAGAATTTTTTCAACatcaatatttgtaaaaaaatatttttttacatatttagatctattttttactatatagcctttttttttttcttaattagttGAAACAAAAGCTCAAGTCAGGGCTCTCCGGATCACGCACCCCTCAGACTGACAGGGTGAAGTCGTGAGTTAACTCTTACAGTTTATGGTCAATATTGCTAAGGCAGATTAGTATCACTCAGCTCCCTCTGTGAGATTTCAATACTAAATAATGGCTATAGGTGATTTTCTATCGCCATAATAAGCAGCGATAAAagaatcaaaaaaaaaatcagccttattgccACCTGTTTATAAACAGatttttaaatatgttacatGCCGTAAATACCATTATACCTATTACACTTAATCTGAAAATGTACAGCGCAATGTGTGCTCAAGAATAAGGTTACCCCGTATATCTATATACAATAAGTATCCTATTCTGAACAACAATGCAGCTGGTTTTCAATACTTGATTTAACTCAGAGGAGAATGCAAAATTCAGCACAATCACACTGTCTGTTCATGAAGCTGACAGGTAAACTTTCCTCCTATTGTAAAATGCAGAACAAAGATCGGATTTGTTATGCCTCTACA encodes the following:
- the TNFAIP3 gene encoding tumor necrosis factor alpha-induced protein 3; this translates as MANQQVLPQDLYMSNMLKAVKIRERTPQDIVKPSNGIIHHFRTMHRYTMELFMICQFCTKFREMLQKNLFNRTMQVALESRKKLNSCKEVKKLIPLRTNGDGNCLMHATSMYMWGVQDTDLVLRKTLHNVLRTTDIRNFKFRWQLESVKSTEFIQTGLRYDTRNWDEEWEHLVNMASTETSVGQSGLQYQCLEEIHIFVLVNILRRPIIVLADNMLRSLESGSNFSPLNVGGIYLPLHWPAQECHKFPIVLGYDSQHFEPLVTMKDTGPEIRAVPLVFIERGRFEDMKVHFLTDHEEKSREKLLKEYLHVLQMPVQSWEHSTTHLVNTARLDENNLPKEINLVEDYFQLVQHEYKRWQEFSEHAGIGNAAKSRFEMSLPQLSLVEVKCETLNCPFYMSVSTQPFCHECYEKKQKSGDRSKTQMLKGETVPQRVEYFDPSRQLAEESLSGPASALATAPSLFIFSETNAMKCKTPDCPFTLNVELNGLCERCHNARQVPPSSNMGRAMTSDIIRCNICFQDTTRTFNGICSSCFKRTTEHSHSFPPLHLQSSISDPACLSRSLGNLTGLEATSETRESSAGSQSGAAHNIEERPANQKCRKLDCQFFGTLQNEGFCTLCYFEHQENSEAGSRRSHKMSQSNVSVAAFKNMSRCLGRECSTLGSTLFEGFCQKCFIEAQNQRYHKARNTDEQLKRPTERSGQNRTGNPVKICARDVCRNPVAGRNDELCEQCMHRAGHHKSSGEETPKLRCRAPGCDHYGNNKCSGYCNECYQFKQMYG